gacgcgatcgcgtgctagacgcgaacgcgtggactggaatctgcacaaatgacgcgaatgcgtggacgacgcggacgcgtcacatgcgcgatctgcaaaaatacaaatgacgctggggtgatttctgggctgttttgacccacttttcagcccagaaaacacagattagaagctgcagaatggacaaaagcaagtggtccccacccatcaaatgaaattttgttaattaattcgaatttaaattcaaatcttatcttttaggaaaagatattatttttatttttagataattagattttaaattaattaggattagttataaaaaggggagacttctcttctattgaaTAGATTAGATTAGAGGGATTCCaatagggaattctatacaaatttacattctacattccatgagcaactaaacctccattgttaaggttaggagctctgtctatttgtaatggattaattcgtttgatctttctaatttattccgtgctttgatttatatttcaataattgttttcgctctttattttatgaatatgggtggaacggaagtatgacccatgttctaattgagttcttgtaaaacttggaaaagctctttacttgaacaacagcttgaaaacatattatcctaaattttaattatttggatttaatgggatacgtgacatataatctccttatttttgggtaattagaatttttgtggcatataaactgaaaattgatttttaccctctaattggaattaactgaccaaggaattggcagttaatgaattttagaggagactaggaaggtctaaggaattagggcttagtcacatatagtttgccatgaaattatatcttgcatgattaaattagttagtaataaaaaaatttaattcggaaaaatagataactctgaaaccttaactatcttctcgttatattattcccaacttatttatttgtctgtgtttaatgctttttgaataccaaaacactcttttctgcttgcctaattAATCTTATCAAatactattgttgcttaatccatcaatcctcgtgggatcgacccttactcacgtaaggtattacttggtacgacccggtgcacttgccggttagtaagtgtgggttataaattccacACCAGTGAGTCTCTTcgattcaattttcaaattatgGTGTGGACAAGTTAGATTGAGGAGTCATTTCTTATTGGAACAAGAAATTAGATAAAAAGTAAAGTAATtctctttgtattcaatttcaaaattttttttctatttcaattttaattcatatctttttgtttatcttcttttcttctttatcaTTTGATATAAGGTATTAAGTGAATCCTTATTAATCTATGTTTATTCttcttattctaaaaaaaagtcaaatgtcTCTTacgtttttttaatattcttttcttcttgttagtattttcttattattttgttgttcttgttgattttatatttagaagaaaaataaaaaagtatatgatgcaaaaaaaaggaattatcttctttatatttattcttttcatacactatttttttaattataaaattcgaGGACGAATCTTTTTTGAAAAGGAGGAGAATGATACATGCTTCAAATGTTCGTGATATAAAGAGTTCAAATATTATTTAGAAGttattaatttatacttttaaaatgttcaatttaattggatgtattttaattttttcaatttaattactaaattggACTTTATATTTAtgggattaggatttctttattttaacctaataagaggttataaatacATCTTAAACTATTGTAGTAATCATATAgagtaatttaaatatttgaaaaattctttttagTTTCCTGATGAATACCATGATATGCACAAGTGAGGTTGAGTGAATACCTCTCTTGTTGTTTCACACAATTGGATAGAAGATTGAGTTCGATTCAATTCCGAAATTATAGTGTGGGCAAGTTAGATTGAGGAGACTCTTTTTTTGTTGTATCAAAAAATTGGGTAGAAAATATAATGATTCTCTATTCAATTTCAAcctatcttttttgttttctattttttatttttaatttcaattcatctttttctatttcaatttttatctttttgtttatcATTAGTTGTCATTTCGTATCATTTGGTATTATATTTTAAGTATTAGAATAATCTTTATtaatctatatttatttttcttgtgtcCCAAAAAAAGAGTTCCAGTATTTTTCACGTCCTTCTTTATGTTTTTGTCATCTTTgtctttttttatgtttcattattatttttatcgttcttgatgatttcattatttttgaaaaaaaaataaaaaagtatacaatgcaaaaagaaaagaaaaagaaaaaaatagaaattatctTTCTTGTATTTGTtctttttatctattatttttttaactacaaGATTTGAAGACGAATATTTTTTGAAGAGGAGGAGAATGATACATACTTCAAATGTTCGTAATATGAAGAGTtcaagtattatttatttatttagttactaaattgaattttatatttgtgagcttatgattttgtttattttaaattaataaaaggtTATATAAATACCTCCTAAACTATTATAGTCATCATATAAAGTAATTAGGGTAGTGTCAAAAGTGTCAAAGTATTTTTAGTTTCGTGATAAAACCATGGTGTTGACAAATGGGGTTGAGTAAGTTTCTCTCTTGTTACATCAGAAAATTTGGTAAAAGGTTAAGTGAGTccctttgattcaatttttaaattattgtgtaAACAAGTTAGGTTGAAGAGTCCCTTTTTTGCTGTATcaaaaaattggataaaaagtAGAGTAATTCTCtttatattcaatttcaatctatcttttttatttttttttctatttcaattcatgTCTTAATTGATACGTGTATTAATTGtaattaagatttaaaaaaattttcacaacCTAAAAGACAAAATTATTGTTAAAGAGAAGGTAATATAATAAGCAAATACAGACACAATGCCATTAAGGCTGTTCTAGAGGCAATTGACAGTGGTTGACTACTTTTCCATGCATATTAAGCATTCTGCATTCGTCATGTCGCGACTAATTTTTTTCTCAGTTTTAAGAGACAGAATGCGAAAAGGCTACTTGTGAATGCTGCATATGCAAAGACAGAGGTAGAGTTTGACTATTGGTTTGATATTGTGGACCCAGTTCGCACCCTTATCACCAAACGGCTGGATGGATAGCACATGATGTATGCACGTGCGTAAATGCGAATAATGTCATCACTCGCATCGGCTGGCAGCATTCTAAACCTCTCATGAAACCATGTGTATTGGACTATCATTTGTTTAACTTTATTTGGCGGTGACAGCTCACCGAATAATTCCTGAAACCACTCTCAAACTAGTTTGCCATCTTTCATATATTGTTTGAAGTCAGTGAGGTACCCACTAATAGTCTTTCCATCAACAGGCAACCCCAGATGGTACGCTACATCCTACAGCATAATAGTACACTCTCTGAATAGCATGTGAAACGTGTGCGTCTTCGGATAAACCAGAACCAATGATTGTTCAACCTAACCAGGTGAACAAAccaattctttttaaataaggTATAATCTACTCATATTATTGTCTTTAAATACTGTAGATACACCTACTTAGTTATAACATATCATAAAATTAACCACACCCTAATTAAATTCTAATACATACAAGActgaaatataaattattattaaaaatgtcCTAATCGGATGCAAAAATTATATAGTTATAATGTAACTAATCTTTAAGTCGTGAtaacagaaaaataatttaaaaaaatctaattaataaATAGTTAACTTACCTATCCAACTAATGTATAAAAACAATTTATCAACAAAATTTTAtctcaataatttaataaaaaagttcaataaaaataattgataaacaaatttatgaaaataatttatctAACTAGTACATTAAACCCTAATTCAATAAAATATgtatgaaaataatttaatcatacatatatacatatgcgTGTTATcactctaatattttaaatatacaaaaacTCCAATAAACATTACGTAATAAAAATGTTTACTTTCATCTATATATTTAAATAGCAAGAGCTTTTacagttaaaagaaaaaaaaaacactaactTCTTCGTTTATGTTTCTAACAATCTAGACAATATCATTGAGCTAATACAACTGATTATCATCACCTGTCATAGTCTCACTTGAATATAATCTCCTCAAATATGCCCAACTCTCTCCCaacctcttcctccttctttcaTACCAAATGAAACTCTCTCAAATTAAACTCAACGAGGGTGGTTTTACCAAATAAGAAATTTGCTCTTGGCTATCGTGATTTTATAGTCCATCTGCACATAAATTGCTATACCTCTTTAGTAGATTAGCTGGCACGTTGTTTATGCATAAACTACTACATTCTttttaggtagcgtttgttttgagatattgggatagaaattaaaaaaactgagaatcagtatcatgtttgttagttcagagattggtactaaaatttttgtctttattctcaaaatttcagtattttagtacctccaaaaagtaggaacacaggggactaaaatttttaaaaatagagactgaaactttaataacattttatacctaaattaccttcatttcaattaattgatttcaattttacttattgtacaaattaaattagaattttattcttatttcaatttctgtctcccaCTTTACACCAAAtagaatactaaaatttatttcaatatcTATCTCGGTCTCAATTTTTCTGTACCTTAACGATTTTTGGTCTTCATGCTCTCTATCGTAAATCGCACTATCCCTCCCGTAAGTTACATAAAAATGCTAAATCGCTACAATCTATAAcgatttacataaaaataaaaataaaaacgcaTACGTATgatagtttgaaaaagataattgtataatttctaaattcatTTGTTTTAGTTATGTAACTTCCCCTAACTTTTACGTACGAACTAGTATCAGTTCAATAAATTACTATcacttatataaattataattgagTTCTACTTCTACGTAGGTAAGATTCACATATTCACACCGatttaatactaattaatttattctgagGTGATATACGTATGCTATAGCAACAGAACAGCACATATCATAGTGATATCATCGGTTTGTAATAAGAGTCAAAATTATTGAATTGAGAGTTTTATTCAAACATAACTTCCACGAAACCAATTTTTCAGTATACTTCCGGTATAAAGATTCAGTTTTAATTTCTTCGTTAGTTATTCAAAAATCGAAAACGACTATAATGATAATATATAGGTTTAATTAAACTATTAAATAAACTAAAAGcacaaatcattaaaaaaaatagaaaaagtataagGAACCAAAAGCTTATCagccaaaaactaaacaaaactacattcatttatattaataattaattaattttaatttttttaaattcaaaatttaaaaaattttaaattgattaagtaaacctaattaaaacctataaaaacttttttcttttctctcacaTTAATCTGTccacctccaacaatcacaaattcgaaaaatatataaaagaacatccatttaatatgaaaaataaacattatgatacttagtagaagaaacatccatatatattaattcgTAGGTATTTGGCTGGGTTTTGGCTGATATGCTTTTGGTTCCCTAGTTttactcaaaaaaatatttgtatgactcgataattttgtaattatttatcttttattattcaataattaattcGTGATAAATCTAAAGTTAACTCtattaactaaaattttaaaaatatttgctaacaaaaaaatttaaccaaaatcaatcataatttatcttatttaatatttattaattgctGCAACcattaatgaatattaaataaagtaaattttagttgttttttattgttaattaataaattttagttgttttttattgttaattaataaattattacatacacaaaataagataattttaattttataatacacTTATAGAAAttgtaatattataaaaatgtttcattatgtttaattatttcattgtagaagtttaattattatagtaggtaattaataatttcctaaaaaatataaataataagtataaacatacaaaaatatttggtgataatttttttttattttcttacctTTCAtgtttagttatatttttattagttattctacacaatttttttaccattttttactttttatttatactGTATTCTTACAAATTAGTTTTTGACCTGTCAGGTTGAGGGATATCGTGAgcaatcaaaaaattatttaaatttgagttggtaaaattttttgaaaagatacttatattttttaaaaacataattttcattttgtatttgataaataaaaaaaatcaagtgcTTGTGCTCGTAActttattaaaagataaaagtaCTCTTGAAAACATCTAAAATGaaactttttaaaatagtttgtagttgttaaaattaaaaagttcaaTATAACTTTATACATTaattaatatctaaatttaattcTTACATTAATgtttattatagtatttttaaattttaaaaattattttattaaaagtactttattattgtttgtgtttattaaaaattatttttaatttaatttattaagcataaatactataatttttttaaaaaaattaatttttataaactatttttaaaaataaaaattttactaaattaaatctaaaattaataaaaaaacacataagGTATATTAATTTGGTGAATGATTTAtccattttaaaagaaatatatattcGGGGTTGATCAATTCAATAGTACAGAATCTAAAATCTATTATGTGTTGGTTTGTATGAcaagagaaaagaaacaaataaagagaaaatagtaACTAACTTTAGATAAACCAttaattaccaaaaataaaagatagcTTAAGATATTATATCTCAATTTGATTTACTAACAAATTGCAATACGTAGTCAAAACAAGGAggattttttaacaaaaataaaataaaataaaataccgTCATAAATGATTCAGACGATAAGATTTGCCGAAAAAAATGAGATTTACCGCGTTTTGAAGCACTTAATACTGTTAATTTGGCAATTGCCATTGACTTAGCTGCcgtaaagataaaataaaagaaggaaaGCCACGTGGGTCCATAAGAGAGGTTGCCATGGCCCACATGACTATGATACATATCCTCACCACTTCGCTTATAAATACATCTTCTCCTCCACTTCACTCGCTcacatttattttgttttccatttCCCTAATCTCTCTCTTATCATACAATCAAGTAATACTAGTTTTTGCTAGCTTCTTCAACGATGGCCGGTGGAGGTTTCACCACCAACGGCGGAGGCGCCGTCGACTTCGAGGCCAAGATCACTCCAATAGTCATCATCTCATGCATAATGGCTGCCACCGGAGGCCTTATGTTTGGATATGATGTTGGTGTTTCAGGTAACAATAActgatctctctctctctctctctctctctctctctctctctctctctctctctctctcttacatCACATTCAACTCCTTTTAGGTGTGTTCCAATCCTATACATAACCATTTTAACCTCATTTTTTCAACCCATCTTACACGCACCTAATATTATATTTTCAATCCTTCTCAATATATGTATGTGTATTAACTTTTTATGAACAATGTTATAGAAAGAAAAGGAACCTTTCATAAACTTTACGTCTTGGTTTACGTGTCTTTCATCATATTTTTTATGTGATGAATAAGAAACCCGAAAAAACGTGTCTTAGTCGTTGCAAGTGGTTAAAATGCTATTCTCGATCTCAGATGAATTTACGCGCACAATTAGTGGCGTAATATCCTTCTTTCCAAGaaaacgttttttttttttatatcttaaatATGTATGTGTCACTCGGAATCAAATAATTCTATAACGAAATAATATCCTTGATTATATCAATCCAAGATAAGGAGAATACGGTTTAACGGAGCTGGCTTATGAGATTTATGTATAAAAACCAATTTATtaatatcattttaaatttcttccaaaaactaataattatttgaCGAAAAAGAGGTTGAACTGATTTTGTCATTTTGATTTGTGTTGATGAGTAGTGATTAACATTTACAGGTTAATATAAGGTAGCTATAAGTTCCCAAAATTTCTCAACTACCTAACCTCCGGATCACCAAACAATTTCGACaaggatatttttggaatttcaCTTCACTTGTCCTGTGGGCTGTGACCTGTGAGATCAAAACGGCTTACCTTGACCAAACTCACTTTCTAATTATAATGCCTCATATCTCCATTTTCTCTTGTGCTAATAACATTCCTGCCACTGTGCCACCTAAAAGTTTGGTTTGTTTGCTTTTGTACACATTTAATTTCCACAGTCAAACACAATTAAATTACTATGAATTCAATAATTGATGATACTTTATCATTGATTTAACTTTTGTATAATGTAACTTGTGTTTTAGAgcacataaaaattataaattaaaaatctttttataaaaaaattaaaaatttaataaatattatcttatatatacaataattcattagaataaattaatttttaatttattaaattaaaaaatactataaaaaatcttttatattaaCGGTACAAATAGTCCTTCAAACAAAACTTTTTatgcatgaaattaaattagtataattagtatgggattaaaattaataaatatttggaACGAATAATGTAATGATCAGGTGGAGTGACGTCTATGCCCCCATTCTTGAAAAAATTCTTTCCGGCGGTATACAGAAGGACAGTGTTAGAGCAAGGGTTGGACAGTAATTACTGCAAATATGACAACCAGGGCCTACAGCTCTTCACCTCCTCCCTATACCTTGCTGGACTCACCGCCACCTTCTTTGCCTCTTACACCACTCGTCAGTTGGGAAGAAGGCTCACCATGTTGATGGCCGGTTTCTTCTTCATCGCCGGCGTTGCCTTCAACGCCGCCGCTCAAAACCTTGCCATGCTCATCGTTGGCAGGCTCCTCCTTGGTTGCGGTGTTGGTTTTGCTAACCAGGTaatctcattttattattattattcaatatcATTGCTTGTTTATTTCAAAAAGTAACATTGTTGACATTTAATTCCCACGATAACTACTCTTCACGTGATTTGCTACTATGCatagttattatatattctttcgaaatagaaaataattaaacgATGAATCATTGCTGGTACGTATCTGTTTTGCTCAATAAGTGCCGTTCTATAATTTGCTGAAGGGGATTAATTAATTTAGGTATTACTGTATATTGTTCGTTAGATGGTGCCTGATTAAGTGTCTGTATTACTGAAATGTCATCGTGCTTATTTAATTGCTCAAAACTTAATTAGTTGATGTCAGATTCCCGTGTCTCTGTCTACCAAAGGGAcaaataataattgatttagcacgcattttattttaattttgtgtttctaCATGTAACGTATGCATAATATTATATACAAGGAACATAGACCAACGACGTATGAAAATTACAATGAATTTAAGAATTACAGCTAAAAGGGTAGTGTCATAGAGGGAACAAAGATGAATGTCCCCAAGGTTATGTGATTCACCCAAGTGTATGTGTATAGTTTGAACTGGAATTTAATTACGTGAGAGTAAAACTTAAAAGTCTTAATTATTCACTTGTTTATGCAACTCGAGTCCCCCAGTCCACCAAACTTATTATGCATATATGCCACTTGGGGGGCCCCTTTCATTCTAATAGTTTATGGAAAAATTCCTACTTTATGATGAGTAGTACTAGGTGTCCCTTTtgacaaagaaattaaagaccCAACCCCAACTCAGTTTCTTTGAATCTACCACACTATctacatttttttaaagtaattttccgtattaaaatattgaaaagtcTTTAGccttttgcttttgaacagAGGCTTTATTATCAAGTGCATATGCAGTATCTTTTACGGTATACAAATtccttttctatattttctgcATCGTTGCGTCGTTTCTTTGACTTAAGTTTTGATTCCTTACGTGTACAACTAAAGTACTTTGGTCTATATAATTactactaaaaataaataaattaaaatcactGGCCGTAAACTTAGAAGAATTGAATATCCCTCAATTGTATATCGGAGTGTGTTGACTGGTTTGTGTTTTGAATCTGATTGATGACAGGCGGTGCCAGTGTTTCTTTCTGAGATCGCACCTCCAAGAATTCGTGGAGCATTGAACATACTGTTTCAACTCAACGTTACGATCGGCATTCTCTTTGCTAACCTTGTCAACTATGGCACCAACAAGTAAGTGTTTACTTGCATGGCAATTGGCATAGTAATTTATAAGAAGTTAAAACGAATTGAATGAGATGACGTATGTGTTATAGAAAACAACTCATAATATATAAGTCAGAAGAGTAGTCTAACTAGCTAGTTTAATTTCCAAAGTTTTGACATCATTCACGATAATGTTTTCATGAATAGTAGTACAAGTTAGCATAATAGTCCAAAAATGAAGGTATGGGTGATGGCGGTCAAAATTGCTAATTAGCGTATCTAAGAGATAATGTTGAAATCTAAATAGTGGTCATGTCTTGACTTGTGAGTCGTGATCACCCTCCCAAACCCTACCACATGCTTCCACTCTGTGGTGGGGGCCTTTTTTTGTTGAATTCCTTAAACAGGCCCACCCCAAAACTTACTTTTCATGTAAAAAAAAGCCCAATGTGGAGGCCCATAAATTGTTAACATTTTGATATTGATCGGAATGAGTGACACGCAGGATCAAAGGGGGATGGGGATGGAGGCTGTCTCTTGGACTGGCGGGGATCCCAGCACTTCTGCTGACGGTGGGGGCCATACTGGTGGTGGACACTCCCAACAGCCTCATCGAGCGTGGGCGGTTGGATGACGGAAAAGCCGTGCTGAGAAAGATTCGCGGCACCGACAACATTGAAGCTGAGTTCTTGGAGCTGTGCGAGGCCAGCCGTATTGCGAAGCAGGTGAAGCACCCCTTCCGCAACCTCCTCAAGCGCAAAAACCGCCCCCAGATCGTCATTTCCATTGCCCTCCAGGTCATTTCTCATTCCTCATTCACATTGCAATTATTGCAATTGAACCACTtcctaactaactaactaacttatGCATGCCTTGTATGTGTTTGTGAAATTGTCCAACAGATATTCCAGCAATTCACAGGCATCAACGCCATCATGTTCTATGCACCAGTGCTCTTCAACACCCtgggattcaagaatgatgccTCCCTCTACTCTGCTGTCATCACTGGCGCCGTCAATGTGCTCTCCACCGTTGTCTCCATCTACTCCGTCGACAAAATCGGCCGCCGAATGCTACTCCTTGAGGCTGGTGTTCAGATGTTCCTCTCCCAGGTGGTGATAGCTATCATCCTCGGATTCAAGGTGAAGGACCACTCCGATGACCTCTCAAAGGGGTTTGCCATCTTTGTGGTTGTGTTGGTGTGCACCTTCGTGTCCTCCTTTGCGTGGTCGTGGGGTCCTCTTGGATGGCTGATCCCCAGCGAGACCTTCCCATTGGAGACTCGCTCGGCCGGCCAGAGCGTCACGGTTTGCGTCAACTTGCTCTTCACCTTTGTCATTGCGCAGGCCTTCCTCTCTATGCTCTGCCACTTCAAGTTcggcatcttcttgttcttctccGGCTGGGTCTTGATCATGTCCTGCTTCGTCTTCCTGCTCGTGCCCGAGACAAAGGGCGTCCCCATTGAAGAGATGACCAACAGAGTGTGGAAGCAGCATTGGTTCTGGAAGAGGTTCATAGACGATGATGACTATGTTAAGGATGATAAAATAGCAGCAGCCAATAATGGCTTTGATCCCGCTTCCCAGTTGTAAACCATGACTCTTATCATTTCATTCAGTAGGCCTTCTAGAGTGAATGGTTCCATTCCTACGAAAGTATATATtagttctcttttcttttcttttcttttctttatgcCTGCAGGGCTGCAACATTGTGATGAACACAGTCATAAGCCATTATCCTCTTTTGCAAGCcatattatttgtttaaacatATTCGCCAAATTTTCCGCTTACCAGTTACCACCTCCCCACGCTttgtttttttagaaaaaaatattgtaaattGTTTCCTAAAGTAGATTGATTTCCTGCTTAAATTATGTTGTGAATGGAGGTCACTACTTACCACAGCTTTGTGATTATGATGGAATGAATAGCTTCTTATAATACTTTGTATCTACGCCAATGAGTGTTGCTGCTCCCTTGCATTTTTGGACATAAAGATATACCAACACATGGATGGATATGATGCGTAGTAGATGGATGGATGATGTATAAATCAAAGCAAGTGATATATATGCTCAATTCTCTTCTCATGCGCAAAATCAATGTGATCACCAAATGGAAACAATATATGGTGGTTACCATTTTATGATAACACTCACCAATAATTGCTTTGATTTGATACAAAAGAATAAGTTaagatttatataaatataaaaatggtCATCATTGGCTTCGTTAAGCATTTTTCAATGAAGAGTTGTTGCTCAGCTCCGAAACCATTTCCATTTTCctcactttccttttctttcaagtttcaacctTACAGCTCAACTCGCTGGCCACTGGCTACCAAGTACCAACACCATCAATGCTGCTAGTGAGGATAGAGGGGagataaatcaattaattaatacaccaataatattttatgaaaaaatgttCCATAATcctcaaaatttattatttttaactaccACTTTTAGCTATCAactccatttttttttgttaatagtaTGAATAAAACTCTACATCCAAGCAAAATGTTTAACCAAATCTAACTAAGTTGTTATAACTTTTTAAATCACgtgcttctttctctttctccttctccttccccattttcttctcctccttttcaGTTTCCTTTTTCTCATCCGcctccttttccttcttcttcttcttcttcaaattcgCACGCatagatttttcttctttcattcttcttcttctcttttttcttcttcttccaaattCGCACACACAGAttgcatcttcttctttttctttttcgttatcGTCATCACCAATAATACCAACATTTTGCTAACATCTTTcttagttctgatttttctgctgtcatcattaaataatttcggttcatttcttaatttatttcgatttatttgtgtgttaattgaggttcacttgatgctgctgataagtattgactaaattttttatttcttaaataattttatttcttagtttaattgagatTCATTTGGATTCAGAAATGAATCCGATATGTTTTTGTTaatgattgagtctttttttagcaaaaaagaatgaaattatttattattactttattcAATTGTATTAGATTTCATTCCATTCCATTCAATTTGTCATGAAAGTCATTTCAACCATTGGAACAAATTATTCATTGACAACACACCTGGACTgcaaatgaaccgaaaatattattaaaacgaAACCATTGTATAATATCAAATGAA
The Arachis duranensis cultivar V14167 chromosome 5, aradu.V14167.gnm2.J7QH, whole genome shotgun sequence genome window above contains:
- the LOC107488531 gene encoding sugar transport protein 13; protein product: MAGGGFTTNGGGAVDFEAKITPIVIISCIMAATGGLMFGYDVGVSGGVTSMPPFLKKFFPAVYRRTVLEQGLDSNYCKYDNQGLQLFTSSLYLAGLTATFFASYTTRQLGRRLTMLMAGFFFIAGVAFNAAAQNLAMLIVGRLLLGCGVGFANQAVPVFLSEIAPPRIRGALNILFQLNVTIGILFANLVNYGTNKIKGGWGWRLSLGLAGIPALLLTVGAILVVDTPNSLIERGRLDDGKAVLRKIRGTDNIEAEFLELCEASRIAKQVKHPFRNLLKRKNRPQIVISIALQIFQQFTGINAIMFYAPVLFNTLGFKNDASLYSAVITGAVNVLSTVVSIYSVDKIGRRMLLLEAGVQMFLSQVVIAIILGFKVKDHSDDLSKGFAIFVVVLVCTFVSSFAWSWGPLGWLIPSETFPLETRSAGQSVTVCVNLLFTFVIAQAFLSMLCHFKFGIFLFFSGWVLIMSCFVFLLVPETKGVPIEEMTNRVWKQHWFWKRFIDDDDYVKDDKIAAANNGFDPASQL